One region of Polynucleobacter sp. SHI8 genomic DNA includes:
- the lptB gene encoding LPS export ABC transporter ATP-binding protein, with translation MSLDQQNQSSLIAVGLQKTYGKRTVVRDVGLEVKTGEIVGLLGPNGAGKTTSFYMIVGLVPADKGTISLDNKIISGLPIHERSLRGLSYLPQEVSIFRKLTVAENIQAVLELQTAANGKRLTKSAMNAKLNELLDELQIPHLRDNQALSLSGGERRRVEIARALATNPKFILLDEPFAGVDPIAVGEIQRIIRFLKERNIGVLITDHNVRETLGICDHAYIISEGTVLAQGLPSEIIENESVRRVYLGENFRM, from the coding sequence ATGAGCCTTGATCAACAAAACCAATCTTCCTTAATTGCCGTAGGATTACAAAAAACGTATGGTAAAAGAACAGTCGTTCGTGATGTCGGATTAGAGGTCAAAACTGGTGAAATTGTAGGACTTTTAGGTCCTAATGGAGCTGGAAAAACGACTTCCTTCTATATGATCGTAGGCTTAGTACCTGCCGATAAAGGCACAATATCTTTAGATAATAAAATTATCAGTGGCTTGCCAATACATGAAAGGTCTTTGAGGGGCCTTTCATATTTACCTCAAGAAGTCTCTATTTTTCGCAAATTAACCGTCGCTGAAAATATACAAGCGGTTTTAGAACTACAAACTGCAGCAAATGGTAAAAGGCTCACCAAAAGTGCCATGAATGCCAAGCTAAATGAATTGCTTGATGAATTACAAATACCTCACCTCCGAGATAACCAGGCACTATCCTTGTCAGGCGGGGAAAGAAGAAGGGTTGAAATTGCCCGCGCTTTAGCTACCAATCCTAAATTTATCCTCTTAGATGAACCATTTGCAGGGGTAGACCCCATTGCCGTTGGGGAAATTCAGAGGATTATTCGATTTTTAAAAGAGCGCAATATCGGCGTTCTCATTACTGATCATAATGTGAGAGAAACTCTTGGTATTTGTGACCATGCTTATATTATTAGTGAGGGCACTGTTTTAGCACAGGGCCTCCCAAGTGAAATCATCGAGAACGAAAGCGTCAGACGAGTTTATCTCGGTGAAAATTTCCGAATGTAA
- the raiA gene encoding ribosome-associated translation inhibitor RaiA translates to MKVIIHSHHVAVSPSIKDHLEEKLTVIKKHFDQIIQINAVLGVEKAHEKELRQSAELTLHVKGKDLFAISHHENLYQAIDLAVAKLDKQIIKVKEKVKNHHHPVAMKHISADSAVLNL, encoded by the coding sequence ATGAAAGTCATAATTCACAGCCATCACGTTGCAGTAAGTCCCAGCATAAAAGATCACTTGGAAGAAAAATTAACTGTCATTAAGAAGCATTTTGATCAAATCATTCAAATCAACGCAGTTCTTGGAGTTGAAAAAGCACATGAAAAAGAACTGCGCCAATCTGCAGAGCTTACACTTCATGTCAAGGGAAAGGACCTTTTTGCCATATCCCATCATGAAAATCTTTATCAAGCAATTGATTTAGCCGTTGCTAAATTAGATAAACAAATTATTAAAGTTAAAGAAAAAGTCAAAAACCACCACCATCCTGTTGCAATGAAGCATATTTCAGCGGATAGTGCCGTGTTGAATCTATAA
- a CDS encoding PTS sugar transporter subunit IIA, whose translation MSELAEILPTNQIYLDVEVNDVNGLFSLASSQFAAVTELPEKLIYECLQARESLGSTGLGVGVAIPHGRVKGLKEAHASFYRLSKGIDFKTSDQIAVDIVIFLLVPEAATQKHLELLSEIAQILADKSKRSLLREMTSVNNLLSEMTNRTH comes from the coding sequence ATGAGCGAACTCGCAGAGATACTACCTACTAACCAAATTTATCTTGATGTCGAAGTAAATGACGTCAATGGTTTATTTTCTCTAGCGAGTTCTCAATTTGCTGCTGTTACAGAGCTCCCTGAGAAATTAATTTATGAATGCTTACAAGCACGAGAATCTCTTGGTTCTACGGGTCTTGGAGTAGGTGTAGCAATTCCTCACGGTCGAGTTAAAGGCCTCAAGGAAGCTCATGCTAGTTTTTATAGGCTCTCGAAAGGGATTGACTTTAAAACATCTGACCAAATCGCAGTTGATATTGTCATTTTCTTATTAGTTCCTGAAGCAGCTACTCAAAAACATCTCGAACTATTATCAGAAATTGCCCAAATCTTAGCCGATAAATCAAAGCGTTCTTTGTTGCGTGAAATGACATCTGTAAACAATCTTCTTTCTGAAATGACCAATAGGACACATTAA
- the hprK gene encoding HPr(Ser) kinase/phosphatase, translated as MSLIGISAQHIFDENFEDLKLHWVTGQEGADRCFDPGIVKEASSSSDLVGHLNLIHPSRLQVCGQPEIQYLERLHKAQLRHQLVDLINMRPPCLIVADGEEATEDLKLFCQRSSTPLFSTTLAASEVIDHLRLYLTKLGAPKITMHGVFMDILGLGVLLTGDSGLGKSELGLELISRGHGLVADDAVDFARLGPDYVEGRCPSILRDLLEVRGLGLLDIRTIFGETAVRRKLKLRLIVQLVRRNEGEFERLPLESQFIEVLGLPIRTVKIQVAAGRNLAVLVEAAVRNTILQLRGINTLDDFVSRQREMMHLESGSKGSK; from the coding sequence CTGTCACTTATTGGGATCAGTGCACAACATATTTTTGATGAAAATTTTGAAGATTTAAAATTACACTGGGTTACCGGTCAGGAAGGTGCTGATCGTTGCTTTGACCCAGGTATTGTAAAAGAGGCTTCTTCATCTTCAGACTTAGTAGGCCATTTGAACTTGATTCACCCCAGTCGATTGCAGGTTTGTGGTCAGCCTGAAATACAGTACCTAGAGCGTCTGCATAAAGCACAATTGCGTCATCAATTAGTTGATTTAATTAATATGCGGCCCCCGTGTCTGATTGTGGCAGATGGAGAAGAGGCAACTGAGGATCTCAAACTTTTTTGCCAGCGATCTTCTACTCCCCTATTTTCTACAACTCTAGCAGCTTCTGAGGTCATTGATCACTTACGACTTTACCTGACTAAATTAGGCGCTCCAAAAATCACAATGCATGGTGTTTTTATGGATATTTTGGGTCTCGGTGTCCTACTAACTGGTGATTCTGGTTTAGGTAAAAGCGAATTAGGGCTAGAGCTGATCTCAAGGGGACATGGTCTTGTCGCTGATGATGCAGTTGATTTTGCTAGATTAGGGCCTGATTATGTCGAAGGCCGATGCCCTAGTATTTTAAGAGACCTTCTTGAAGTCAGGGGTTTAGGTCTTTTAGATATTCGTACTATATTTGGTGAAACTGCTGTTAGAAGAAAACTTAAACTGCGATTAATCGTACAACTAGTTCGGCGCAATGAAGGCGAGTTTGAACGCTTGCCTCTAGAATCTCAATTTATAGAGGTTCTGGGTTTACCCATTCGTACTGTAAAAATACAAGTTGCTGCTGGTCGAAATCTTGCAGTTCTCGTTGAAGCCGCAGTTCGTAACACCATTCTTCAATTACGAGGCATCAATACGCTTGATGATTTTGTGTCTCGTCAACGAGAAATGATGCATTTAGAATCGGGATCAAAAGGTTCGAAATAA
- the rapZ gene encoding RNase adapter RapZ, whose protein sequence is MHIYIISGTSGSGKSVVIRALEDAGFNCIDNLPVNLLENLIQGLDPINNNLVAVAIDGRQGDSIHNLPSIIAKLKANYEITVLFLDASTTTLVNRFSETRRRHPLSIKANNQSEYSLIESINFERELLSSINNIGHHIDTTNLSSNTLRNWVKDLVQENVQGLTLLFESFGYKHGIPQDIDLIFDMRCIPNPYYENALRHLTGNDDPVKEFLNIQAEFKDLKKDIYDFLCRWIPKYQIDGRSYLTIGIGCTGGQHRSVAMVNDLHQACLKSSEKMFQSMTILKRHRELNRHSQVVSQEHK, encoded by the coding sequence ATGCACATATATATTATTTCAGGAACCTCAGGGTCAGGTAAATCTGTTGTTATTCGCGCTTTAGAGGACGCAGGTTTTAATTGCATTGATAACTTACCTGTCAATCTTCTTGAAAATTTAATACAAGGCCTAGATCCAATAAACAATAATTTAGTTGCGGTTGCTATTGATGGCAGACAAGGTGACTCGATTCATAATTTACCGTCCATCATCGCTAAGTTAAAAGCAAATTATGAGATAACCGTTTTATTTTTAGATGCCTCAACAACAACTTTAGTCAATCGCTTCTCAGAAACCAGAAGGCGACACCCCTTATCGATAAAAGCCAATAATCAATCTGAATACTCCTTAATTGAATCCATTAATTTCGAGCGCGAATTACTATCGAGCATTAATAACATTGGGCATCATATTGATACAACTAATTTATCCTCAAATACTCTTAGAAACTGGGTAAAGGATTTAGTGCAAGAAAATGTTCAAGGTCTTACACTCTTGTTTGAATCTTTTGGTTATAAGCATGGGATCCCTCAGGATATTGATCTTATTTTTGATATGCGCTGCATTCCAAATCCTTACTATGAAAATGCACTTCGCCATTTAACTGGCAATGATGATCCAGTAAAAGAATTTCTTAATATACAGGCAGAATTTAAAGATCTAAAAAAAGATATTTATGACTTCCTTTGTCGTTGGATACCTAAATATCAAATTGATGGTCGTAGCTATTTAACGATTGGCATTGGCTGTACAGGAGGTCAACACCGATCTGTGGCAATGGTGAATGACCTTCATCAAGCATGTTTAAAAAGCTCAGAAAAAATGTTTCAATCGATGACGATTCTGAAGCGACATCGTGAATTGAATCGACATTCACAAGTGGTATCTCAAGAGCACAAATAG
- the mutY gene encoding A/G-specific adenine glycosylase: protein MNDFSSTLLQWSKFHGRKGLPWQNQKDPYKVWLSEIMLQQTQVATVKERYIEFIQVFPTVHDLALASQDQVMALWAGLGYYTRARNLHACAKTIEEQFSGRFPESSALLATLPGIGMSTAAAIASFCFDERISILDANVKRLLARFLGVEGDVKNATVHQDLWKKAQTFVPQNAKDMPAYTQALMDFGATVCTPKNPKCSNCVFQSSCQAFTQSKVSLIPLQVKKVKNKMVQSEMLFILANHQVLFELRPAKGIWGGLWSLPESSWVEVMQTPSEPLQLSIQDFLGLPSDLLKLPYKTAKLLAPRKHVFTHRTLYFQIRIIELNEKFDLNLNQYQWVNISDCEHLGLPTPIRQWVNDYLCS, encoded by the coding sequence GTGAACGATTTTTCTTCAACACTTTTGCAATGGAGCAAGTTCCACGGCAGAAAAGGACTCCCTTGGCAAAATCAAAAAGATCCATATAAAGTGTGGTTGTCAGAAATTATGTTGCAACAAACTCAGGTTGCAACAGTTAAAGAACGATACATAGAGTTCATACAAGTCTTCCCCACGGTACATGATCTTGCGCTGGCATCTCAGGATCAAGTGATGGCCCTCTGGGCTGGCCTTGGGTACTATACAAGAGCTAGAAATCTCCACGCCTGTGCCAAGACGATCGAGGAGCAATTTTCCGGGCGGTTTCCCGAGTCTTCAGCGCTCTTAGCCACTCTACCAGGTATCGGAATGTCTACCGCTGCAGCAATCGCCTCATTTTGTTTTGATGAGCGTATCAGCATCTTAGACGCTAATGTAAAAAGACTTCTTGCAAGATTTTTAGGTGTTGAGGGTGATGTCAAGAATGCAACAGTACATCAAGATTTATGGAAAAAAGCACAAACATTCGTGCCACAAAATGCCAAAGATATGCCCGCATATACTCAAGCCTTGATGGATTTTGGGGCAACCGTTTGCACTCCTAAAAATCCTAAATGCTCGAATTGTGTTTTTCAATCTTCATGTCAGGCGTTTACACAATCTAAAGTAAGCCTGATCCCACTTCAAGTCAAAAAAGTCAAAAATAAAATGGTGCAATCAGAGATGCTTTTTATTTTGGCAAATCATCAGGTTTTATTTGAATTAAGACCCGCGAAAGGTATATGGGGAGGGTTGTGGAGCCTACCAGAGTCTAGTTGGGTTGAAGTGATGCAAACACCGTCAGAGCCTTTGCAACTATCTATTCAGGATTTTTTAGGATTGCCAAGTGATTTGCTAAAGCTTCCTTATAAAACCGCAAAATTATTAGCCCCTCGAAAGCATGTTTTTACGCATCGTACTTTATATTTTCAAATTCGAATTATTGAATTAAATGAAAAATTTGATTTAAATTTAAATCAATATCAGTGGGTAAACATTTCTGATTGTGAACATTTAGGACTACCAACACCCATCAGACAATGGGTTAATGACTATTTGTGCTCTTGA
- the mutM gene encoding bifunctional DNA-formamidopyrimidine glycosylase/DNA-(apurinic or apyrimidinic site) lyase, giving the protein MPELPEVEVTRQGISPQIKGKTITKVIVHDGRLRWPVPHHLEKILLGQPCIDIRRRGKYLLFEFSHGVMLLHLGMTGVLRIHKVEEAPKKYNRVEFHFGKLALRLHDPRKFGSIHWHPKEDGPVESFPLLTKLGVEPFEPEFSGELGGELLYKKSRGRTISVKQYLLAGQVVVGVGNIYCSESLFEAKINPKKAAGKISKQGYARLAQAVRLILEKAIRAGGSSLKDFVHSDGEPGHFMVLTNVYDRAGMPCNACQTSIKQIVQGQRSTYFCPVCQK; this is encoded by the coding sequence ATGCCCGAATTACCAGAAGTTGAAGTGACTAGGCAAGGGATCTCGCCACAAATTAAGGGAAAAACAATTACAAAAGTAATTGTTCATGATGGTCGCTTGAGGTGGCCAGTCCCGCATCATTTGGAAAAAATACTTTTAGGTCAACCTTGTATAGATATTAGGCGGCGTGGAAAATATTTATTATTTGAGTTCAGTCATGGGGTGATGCTATTGCATTTAGGGATGACTGGGGTATTACGTATCCACAAAGTAGAAGAAGCTCCTAAAAAATATAATCGGGTTGAGTTTCATTTTGGAAAATTAGCTTTACGCTTACATGACCCAAGAAAATTTGGTTCGATACACTGGCATCCTAAAGAAGATGGTCCAGTGGAGAGTTTCCCTTTATTAACTAAATTAGGGGTAGAGCCATTTGAACCAGAATTTTCAGGTGAGCTAGGTGGAGAATTGTTATATAAAAAATCTCGTGGAAGAACGATATCAGTAAAGCAATATCTTTTAGCAGGTCAGGTTGTCGTAGGAGTTGGCAACATTTACTGTTCAGAGAGTCTGTTTGAGGCAAAAATAAATCCCAAAAAAGCCGCAGGCAAGATTTCTAAGCAAGGATATGCTAGATTGGCTCAAGCTGTGCGCTTGATCCTTGAAAAAGCGATTAGGGCAGGTGGCAGTAGTTTAAAAGACTTTGTACACAGTGATGGTGAGCCAGGACACTTTATGGTTTTAACCAATGTGTATGATCGTGCTGGAATGCCATGTAATGCTTGTCAAACTTCGATCAAACAAATTGTCCAAGGCCAACGATCAACATATTTTTGTCCTGTTTGTCAAAAGTGA
- a CDS encoding lipoprotein insertase outer membrane protein LolB: MPYFMVAHSIAQPQSSRSEGERYASEMFQYLVSQVALQRGDIALSYQTMFNLAKNTRDPRIAQSAMEIALAAQSPDASLESARLWDELTPDTDTNSKEVFLTLLMFNNKWNEAVEPTIKYLKSQTPAKREDFLTQILPIIGKSNNQDVSNVAIAKIINALKPLPKNTNILFIYALGEEKLGNFSNMEKVLLSIIQQKPDDASALNALGYSYADRNINLTEALRLILKANSLSPNDPYILDSLGWVYFRLGRNDLAIQYLTQSFNQLAEAEVGAHLGEVLWVSQQPEAAEKVWRKAESINASQVTLRDTLRRLRPDWSSAELFDEAISRQWDGRFAVTINSKQTKNGGNGAFTLIHENLNDNLEIRGPLGASIAKINVTPSRATLEQNGRTISEIDADQLVFQATQLPIPARGLSAWLSGFSRPGSPGAVKRNEAGQVTEITQDGWLLKYTWDTNNKLQRLNMTRSNQDGDIEVRLIID; the protein is encoded by the coding sequence ATGCCATATTTTATGGTTGCCCATAGCATTGCACAGCCTCAAAGCTCTAGGAGTGAGGGTGAGCGTTATGCTAGTGAAATGTTTCAGTATTTAGTTTCTCAGGTTGCGTTACAAAGAGGTGATATCGCCCTGTCTTATCAAACGATGTTTAATCTCGCCAAAAATACACGAGATCCTCGAATTGCTCAAAGCGCTATGGAGATCGCTCTTGCCGCTCAATCACCAGATGCATCCCTAGAGTCAGCAAGGCTTTGGGATGAACTCACTCCGGATACTGATACAAACTCCAAAGAGGTTTTTCTCACACTTTTAATGTTCAACAATAAATGGAATGAAGCGGTTGAGCCAACAATCAAGTATTTAAAATCTCAAACTCCAGCTAAACGGGAGGATTTTTTAACTCAAATACTACCTATTATCGGTAAATCAAATAATCAAGATGTTTCGAACGTTGCCATAGCAAAGATTATTAACGCTCTTAAACCATTGCCAAAAAACACAAATATTTTGTTTATCTATGCTTTAGGTGAAGAGAAATTAGGTAACTTTTCGAATATGGAGAAAGTTTTACTTTCCATCATTCAACAAAAACCCGATGATGCTAGTGCTTTAAATGCGCTTGGTTACTCATATGCTGATAGAAATATTAATTTAACTGAAGCATTACGTTTAATTCTGAAAGCAAATTCATTATCACCAAATGATCCCTATATTCTTGATAGCCTAGGTTGGGTTTATTTTCGTCTTGGAAGAAATGATTTAGCTATTCAATACTTAACACAGTCTTTTAACCAGCTCGCTGAAGCTGAAGTTGGAGCTCATTTAGGTGAAGTGCTTTGGGTCAGCCAACAGCCTGAAGCTGCTGAAAAAGTTTGGCGTAAAGCAGAATCCATTAATGCCAGTCAAGTTACTTTAAGAGATACCCTTAGACGTCTTAGGCCAGACTGGTCTAGCGCAGAACTTTTTGATGAAGCCATATCTCGTCAATGGGATGGGCGATTTGCGGTTACCATCAATTCAAAACAAACCAAAAATGGTGGCAATGGGGCCTTTACATTGATTCACGAAAACCTAAATGATAATCTTGAAATTAGAGGTCCTTTAGGAGCATCTATTGCAAAAATTAATGTAACTCCCAGTCGCGCCACCTTAGAACAAAATGGTCGGACTATTTCAGAGATTGATGCAGACCAATTAGTGTTTCAAGCGACACAGTTACCCATCCCAGCAAGAGGACTTTCTGCTTGGCTTTCAGGTTTCTCAAGACCAGGCTCACCTGGGGCTGTTAAACGTAATGAGGCTGGTCAAGTGACGGAAATTACCCAAGATGGTTGGTTGCTTAAATATACTTGGGATACGAATAATAAATTGCAAAGACTTAATATGACTCGCTCCAACCAAGATGGTGATATCGAAGTCAGACTCATTATCGATTAA
- the ispE gene encoding 4-(cytidine 5'-diphospho)-2-C-methyl-D-erythritol kinase yields the protein MSEFLNISAPAKLNLFLHVTGRRDDGYHLLQSVFQLIDLSDTVQLRPREDSLINRIRPLPNVPPEDDLVVKAARLLQETFHLKCGVDIALDKKIPMGAGLGGGSSDAASTLLGLNHLWNLNLPLQELMSLGVRLGADVPFFIYGKNAFVEGIGDVLHEVSLRKSTFFVIYPGVSITTKNIFSAPHLTRNRSQITITDFEERYASQKKLDNDLQAVATQMYSEVSMALSFLEQQFPNTHPLMTGSGSSVFCEISESTSVEKCLSLLPPMWLGFKVHSLLQHSAYNLGSKVNTQEGSRQVG from the coding sequence ATGTCTGAGTTTTTAAACATTTCAGCGCCTGCAAAATTAAATCTCTTTTTACATGTCACTGGAAGAAGAGATGATGGTTATCACCTTTTGCAAAGTGTTTTTCAACTCATTGATTTGTCAGATACCGTTCAATTACGTCCTAGAGAAGACTCTCTTATTAATCGTATTCGCCCTTTACCAAACGTACCTCCTGAGGATGATTTAGTTGTAAAAGCAGCACGTTTATTACAAGAAACTTTTCATTTAAAGTGTGGGGTTGATATCGCTTTAGATAAAAAAATCCCTATGGGTGCTGGTCTTGGAGGTGGATCTTCAGATGCTGCTAGTACCTTATTAGGGCTCAATCATCTTTGGAACTTAAATCTACCATTACAAGAATTAATGTCTTTAGGCGTGCGTTTAGGTGCGGATGTCCCTTTTTTTATTTATGGGAAAAATGCTTTCGTAGAGGGTATTGGGGATGTGTTACATGAAGTTTCCTTAAGAAAATCTACCTTTTTTGTCATTTATCCAGGGGTTTCAATAACAACAAAAAATATATTTTCAGCGCCTCATTTGACGCGAAATCGATCACAGATTACAATAACTGACTTTGAAGAGCGTTACGCTAGTCAAAAGAAGTTAGATAATGATTTACAAGCAGTGGCAACGCAAATGTATTCGGAAGTTTCGATGGCATTGAGCTTTTTGGAGCAGCAATTTCCAAATACTCATCCATTGATGACTGGTTCAGGAAGTTCAGTTTTTTGTGAAATTTCAGAATCTACATCGGTGGAAAAATGTTTATCATTACTACCACCTATGTGGCTAGGTTTTAAAGTTCATAGTCTTTTGCAGCACTCGGCTTATAATTTAGGATCTAAGGTCAACACACAAGAGGGGAGTCGCCAAGTTGGTTAA
- a CDS encoding ribose-phosphate pyrophosphokinase — MSNESMTIFTGNANPVLAKSVADYLGQELGKAMVGRFSDGEIQVEIQENVRSKHVVVLQPTCAPTNDNLMELMIMVDALKRASAGTITAVIPYFGYARQDRRPRSARVAISARLVANMLQSVAGVGRVLTMDLHADQIQGFFDIPVDNIYASPILLADLQHKNDGDLLVVSPDIGGVVRARALAKQLGCDLAIIDKRRPKANVSEVMHVIGEVEGRKCVIMDDMIDTGGTLCKAAEVLKQRGAKNVMAYCTHPVLSGNAISRIMESALDEVVVTDTIPLNDAAKSSPKIRSLSVAPLLGETLLRISRGDSVISMFTETD; from the coding sequence ATGAGTAATGAGTCAATGACAATTTTTACTGGTAATGCCAATCCCGTTTTAGCAAAGTCGGTTGCGGATTACCTTGGTCAAGAACTCGGAAAAGCTATGGTGGGAAGATTTTCAGATGGTGAAATTCAAGTAGAGATTCAAGAAAATGTACGAAGTAAGCACGTTGTCGTGTTACAACCCACCTGTGCACCTACCAATGACAATTTAATGGAATTGATGATTATGGTGGATGCTCTTAAACGTGCGTCTGCAGGCACAATAACCGCAGTGATTCCTTACTTCGGATATGCCAGACAAGATCGACGTCCTCGCTCTGCAAGGGTTGCCATCTCTGCCCGACTAGTTGCTAACATGTTGCAGTCAGTTGCTGGTGTAGGAAGAGTCTTAACGATGGACCTTCATGCTGATCAAATTCAAGGTTTTTTTGATATCCCAGTAGATAATATTTACGCCTCGCCAATCCTTTTGGCTGATCTTCAGCATAAAAATGATGGTGACCTACTCGTTGTATCCCCTGATATTGGAGGGGTTGTGAGAGCCCGTGCTTTGGCAAAACAATTAGGTTGTGACCTTGCCATTATTGATAAACGTCGTCCAAAAGCAAATGTTTCAGAAGTGATGCACGTCATTGGTGAAGTTGAAGGTCGTAAATGTGTCATTATGGATGACATGATTGACACTGGTGGCACGCTATGCAAAGCCGCTGAGGTTCTAAAGCAAAGGGGTGCCAAAAATGTCATGGCCTATTGTACGCACCCAGTCCTTTCTGGTAACGCTATTTCTCGTATTATGGAATCTGCTCTTGATGAGGTTGTGGTCACTGACACTATCCCTTTAAATGATGCTGCAAAATCTAGTCCTAAAATTAGAAGCTTATCGGTCGCCCCACTTCTTGGAGAAACCCTCCTCAGAATTAGTCGAGGAGATTCAGTTATTTCTATGTTTACGGAAACTGACTAG
- a CDS encoding 50S ribosomal protein L25/general stress protein Ctc — protein sequence MKVVAYERSVQGTGASRRLRNSGKTPGIIYGGTELPQAVELDHNALFHALKKEAFHSSILEIEVAGKVQQALLRDYQMHPFKPLVLHIDFQRIDAKQKVHMKVPLHFKGDDICPAVKIGGGVINHISNELEIICLPTDLPEFIEIDLSKMELDQAIHAKDVVLPKGVSLSLHVEQENPAVVVAREPKVKAEPEATGAPEAPAAPTATKLKDKEGKE from the coding sequence ATGAAAGTCGTCGCCTACGAACGTAGCGTACAGGGCACTGGTGCGAGCCGCCGCCTGCGCAACTCTGGAAAAACACCTGGCATCATTTATGGTGGAACAGAATTACCGCAAGCAGTGGAATTGGATCACAATGCTCTTTTCCATGCTTTAAAAAAAGAAGCCTTCCATTCATCTATCTTAGAGATTGAAGTGGCAGGTAAAGTGCAACAAGCTTTGTTGCGTGATTATCAGATGCATCCTTTTAAACCTTTAGTGCTTCATATTGATTTTCAGCGAATTGATGCTAAGCAAAAAGTTCACATGAAGGTTCCTCTTCACTTTAAAGGTGATGATATCTGCCCAGCAGTCAAAATCGGTGGCGGTGTGATTAATCATATTTCTAACGAACTTGAAATCATTTGTTTACCAACTGATTTGCCAGAGTTTATTGAAATTGACTTATCTAAAATGGAGCTTGATCAAGCAATCCACGCTAAAGATGTTGTCCTACCAAAAGGCGTTAGTTTAAGCTTGCATGTTGAGCAAGAAAATCCAGCTGTGGTAGTGGCTAGGGAACCAAAAGTTAAAGCAGAACCTGAAGCAACTGGAGCTCCTGAAGCTCCTGCAGCTCCAACTGCCACAAAACTGAAGGACAAAGAAGGTAAGGAGTAA
- the pth gene encoding aminoacyl-tRNA hydrolase — MIQLIVGLGNPGDEHVSDRHNAGFWLCDQLGSKFSTSFANEKTLKGQVAKVQNGSLKLFLLKPQTFMNLSGESVGQLAKFYQIPPKQILVLHDELDLPAGVTRLKFGGGTGGHNGLKSISAHLGTPDYWRLRIGIGHPRDLAPAGSPHQEVASFVLKKPSQNELKLIEKTFEKTLQVLPFILSDDPSSAMKDLHTH, encoded by the coding sequence ATGATTCAATTAATTGTTGGCCTCGGCAACCCTGGTGATGAGCATGTTTCAGACAGGCATAATGCTGGTTTTTGGCTATGCGATCAATTAGGATCAAAGTTCTCCACTTCTTTTGCAAATGAAAAAACTCTTAAAGGACAAGTTGCCAAAGTACAAAATGGCTCTTTAAAACTATTTCTTTTAAAACCTCAAACCTTCATGAATTTAAGTGGTGAATCCGTTGGGCAACTCGCTAAGTTTTATCAAATACCCCCTAAGCAAATTTTAGTATTACACGATGAACTTGATTTACCCGCGGGTGTAACACGGCTAAAATTTGGTGGTGGTACGGGGGGGCATAATGGTCTTAAAAGCATTTCAGCTCATCTTGGAACGCCTGATTATTGGCGCTTAAGAATTGGTATTGGTCATCCGCGAGATTTAGCTCCGGCAGGAAGTCCACATCAAGAGGTCGCAAGTTTTGTTCTTAAAAAACCTTCTCAAAATGAGCTCAAACTCATTGAAAAAACGTTTGAAAAAACTCTGCAAGTCTTACCTTTTATATTATCTGACGATCCCAGTTCTGCAATGAAAGACTTACATACTCATTGA
- a CDS encoding YfhL family 4Fe-4S dicluster ferredoxin, with protein sequence MALMITDDCINCDVCEPECPNDAISMGLEIYEIDPHKCTECVGHYDKPQCQIVCPIACIPFNPEFLEDKSQLLEKYRQLQNK encoded by the coding sequence ATGGCATTAATGATTACGGATGATTGCATTAATTGCGATGTTTGTGAGCCAGAGTGCCCAAATGATGCTATCAGTATGGGGCTTGAAATCTATGAGATTGACCCACATAAATGTACTGAATGCGTAGGTCATTACGACAAACCGCAATGCCAAATCGTATGCCCGATTGCTTGTATTCCTTTTAACCCTGAGTTTTTAGAAGATAAATCGCAATTACTAGAAAAATATCGACAATTACAAAATAAGTAA